The genomic segment TCCACCTGGAGGACCAGGTGCTCCCCAAGCGCTGCGGCCACCTCACCGGCAAGCAGGTGGTGCCCCTCGAGGAGTTCGCCCAGAAGATCCGCGCTGCGGTGGAGGCCCGCAGCGATCCGGACTTCCTGATCATCGCCCGGACCGACGCGATCGCGGTCAGCGGGTTCGACGAGGCCCTCCGCCGCGCCGAGGCAGCGGCGAAGGCGGGCGCCGACATCCTCTTCGTCGAGGCCCCGACCACCGAGGGCCAGATCGAGCAGATCGCGCGGAGCTTCGACGCGCCGCTCCTCTTCAACTACGCCCCGGGCGGGCGCTCGCCGCTCCTCCCCTTCGAGCGGCTCCGCGCGCTGGGGTACGCGCTGATCCTGCTCCCGGTGGACACCCTGTTCGTCGCCGTCAGGGCGGTGCAGGAGTTCCTGGCCGGCGTGAAGCGCGAGGACGGCGTCCTCCGCTTCGCCGACCGCTACATCCCCTTCCGGGAGTTCAACGAGCTGATCGGCGTGACCGACCAGATGGCGCTCGGTGAGCGTTACAAGACATGAGGCCAGCCGAGGAGGCGACAATGCGCAAGCGACAGCGGCTGTGGGTGGGAGCGGGTGTGGCGTTTGTGTGGACCCTCGGGGTCTGGATAATCGGGGCGCAGGCCCAGACGGCGCCGGTCAAGATGGAGTGGTTCTCCTGGTCCATCTTCCGGTTCACGTCGCCGACGGGAAAGGTCGTGCTGACGAACCCGTTTGTGATGAACCCGGACAGCCCGATCAAAGCCGCCGACCTGCCGAAGGTGGACGTCGTCCTGGTCGCCGACGGCCACCCTGACGAGGTGGGGTCAACGGATGAGATCGCGCTCAAGA from the Candidatus Rokuibacteriota bacterium genome contains:
- a CDS encoding oxaloacetate decarboxylase, with product MSMAKRKRLHELVMARRGAVVPGAYDCVSARLVERAGFPVVYMTGYGTSASRLGLPDLGFAGLAEMVDHARSMAAAVSIPLIADADTGYGNALNVRRTVQLYETAGVAALHLEDQVLPKRCGHLTGKQVVPLEEFAQKIRAAVEARSDPDFLIIARTDAIAVSGFDEALRRAEAAAKAGADILFVEAPTTEGQIEQIARSFDAPLLFNYAPGGRSPLLPFERLRALGYALILLPVDTLFVAVRAVQEFLAGVKREDGVLRFADRYIPFREFNELIGVTDQMALGERYKT